The nucleotide window CCGGCCCAGGCCGGCAGCGCCAGCAACAGGCCCAGGCAGGCCTTGAGGGTACCTTTCATTTTTGCCATTCCCTGTATTAGTTCAGTCAATCTTCAGGTGACGGGGGGTTAACTTACCACGATGCTCGCGACTGTCTGCCATGGAGGCGACGGACCGCGGGCTTTCTGCGTTAGCTTTGCGAAGGGAGACATTCTTCATGACGTACCTAGCATCACCCGTGGCAGAGCGGACCGAACCGGCGGTGACTCTGCTCAAGGCCATGGCCAATGAAAGGCGTCTCTTTATTCTGCGCCATCTGCAAAATGGCGAGCAGTCGGTGGGTGAGCTGAACGAGCAGATGCGGCTCAGCCAGTCCGCCTTGTCCCAGCACCTGGCTTGGCTCCGCCGCGACGGCCTGGTGAAGACCCGAAAGGAAGCACAGACGGTCTATTATTCGCTGGCC belongs to Gallaecimonas sp. GXIMD4217 and includes:
- a CDS encoding metalloregulator ArsR/SmtB family transcription factor, which gives rise to MTYLASPVAERTEPAVTLLKAMANERRLFILRHLQNGEQSVGELNEQMRLSQSALSQHLAWLRRDGLVKTRKEAQTVYYSLASDEAAELIDLLDRLYDK